The Triplophysa rosa linkage group LG3, Trosa_1v2, whole genome shotgun sequence genome has a segment encoding these proteins:
- the det1 gene encoding DET1 homolog, protein MASHNTTTPQDDFPTLKPRRIQNQNVVHRLERRRIYSGPPGAHWYSVRCFHQNLFPNFTVVNVEKPPCFLRKFSPDGRCFIAFSSDQTSLEIYEYQGCQAAEDLLQGQEGETLANGNDQRSLSIRGRLFERFFSLLHVTNVASNGEHLNRECSLFTDDCRYVIVGSAAYLPEEPHPHFFEVYRNNESVTPNPRSPLEDYSLHIIDLHTGRLCDTRTFKCDKIILSHNQGLYLYRNILAVLSVQQQTIHVFQVTPEGTFLDVRTIGRFCYEDDLLTLSAVYPEAQAEGQPGFSRLYKEKTINSLKHRLLVYLWRRAEHDGSATAKRRFFQFFDQLRQLRMWKMQLLDEHHLFIKYTSEDVVTLRVTDPSQPSFYVVYNMLSTEVIAVFENTSDKLLELFENFCDLFRNATLHSEAVQFPCSASSNNFARQVQRRFKDTIVNAKYGGHTEAVRRLLGQLPISAQSYSSSPYLDLSLFSYDDKWVSVMERPKTCGDHPIRFYARDSGLLKFKIQAGLLGRPINHTVRRLVAFTFHPFEPFAISVQRTNAEYVVNFHMRHGCV, encoded by the exons ATGGCGTCTCACAACACCACAACACCACAGGATGATTTCCCAACTCTGAAGCCTCGTCGCATTCAGAACCAGAACGTCGTCCACCGCCTGGAGAGACGTCGGATCTACTCGGGCCCACCCGGGGCTCACTGGTACAGCGTGCGCTGCTTCCACCAGAACCTCTTTCCCAATTTCACCGTGGTGAATGTGGAAAAGCCCCCCTGCTTTCTCCGtaagttctcccctgatgggcGCTGTTTCATCGCCTTCTCCTCCGATCAGACTTCCCTGGAGATCTACGAGTACCAGGGATGCCAGGCTGCAGAAGACCTCCTCCAAGGCCAGGAGGGCGAGACCCTGGCGAACGGGAACGACCAGCGCTCTCTTAGTATCAGAGGTAGACTCTTCGAGCGCTTCTTCTCCCTGCTCCACGTCACCAACGTGGCCTCTAACGGCGAGCACTTGAACAGAGAATGCAGTCTGTTCACCGACGACTGCAGGTACGTGATCGTCGGCTCAGCCGCTTACCTGCCCGAGGAGCCTCATCCGCATTTTTTCGAGGTTTACCGCAACAACGAGTCGGTGACCCCCAATCCACGCTCTCCTCTGGAGGACTACTCGCTGCACATCATAGACCTGCACACGGGTCGCTTATGTGACACACGCACCTTTAAATGCGACAAGATCATTCTGTCGCACAATCAGGGACTCTACCTGTACAGAAATATTTTGGCTGTGCTTTCTGTGCAACAACAGACCATACACGTCTTTCAG GTCACACCTGAAGGAACCTTCCTCGACGTCCGCACCATCGGACGGTTTTGTTATGAGGACGACCTCCTGACTCTGTCTGCAGTTTACCCCGAGGCTCAAGCTGAAGGCCAGCCTGGCTTCTCTCGTCTCTACAAGGAGAAAACCATCAACTCCCTGAAACACAGGCTGCTGGTGTACCTGTGGAGGAGGGCGGAGCATGATGGCAGCGCCACGGCCAAGCGTCGGTTCTTCCAGTTTTTCGATCAGCTACGGCAGTTACGCATGTGGAAGATGCAGCTCCTCGACGAGCATCACCTCTTCATCAAGTACACCAGCGAAGACGTGGTGACATTGAGGGTCACCGACCCTTCGCAG CCTTCATTCTACGTGGTGTACAACATGCTGTCGACCGAGGTGATAGCCGTTTTCGAGAACACTTCAGACAAACTCCTGGAGCTTTTCGAGAACTTCTGCGACCTCTTCCGGAACGCCACCCTTCACAGCGAAGCCGTGCAGTTCCCCTGCTCTGCTTCCAGTAACAACTTCGCCCGTCAGGTGCAGCGCAG GTTTAAAGACACCATTGTGAACGCCAAGTATGGAGGGCACACGGAGGCTGTTAGAAGACTGCTGGGACAGCTGCCCATTAGCGCTCAATCTTACAGCAGCAGCCCGTATCTGGACCTCTCCCTCTTTAGTTACGATGACAAGTGGGTGTCCGTCATGGAGCGCCCGAAGACCTGCGGCGATCACCCTATACG GTTTTATGCGAGGGACTCGGGGCTGCTGAAATTTAAGATCCAAGCAGGCCTGCTGGGTAGACCCATTAACCACACGGTCAGGAGACTCGTGGCGTTCACCTTCCACCCTTTTGAACCCTTCGCTATCTCCGTACAGCGCACCAACGCCGAATACGTGGTCAACTTTCACATGCGCCACGGATGCGTATAA